In Elaeis guineensis isolate ETL-2024a chromosome 1, EG11, whole genome shotgun sequence, a genomic segment contains:
- the LOC105033698 gene encoding small ribosomal subunit protein eS17, producing the protein MGRVRTKTVKKSSRQVIERYYSRMTLDFHTNKKILEEVAIIPSKRLRNKIAGFSTHLMRRIQRGPVRGISLKLQEEERERRMDFVPDESAIKVDHIEVDKETIEMLASLGMADLPGVEKQADSPAIPVYSGRPGGYGGRRS; encoded by the coding sequence ATGGGTCGCGTTCGGACGAAGACCGTGAAGAAATCTTCTCGGCAGGTGATCGAGAGGTACTACTCACGGATGACGCTGGACTTCCACACGAACAAGAAGATCCTGGAGGAGGTGGCCATCATCCCCTCGAAGCGTCTCCGGAACAAGATCGCCGGCTTCTCCACCCACCTCATGCGCCGCATCCAGCGCGGCCCTGTGCGCGGCATCTCCCTCAAGCTTCAGGAGGAGGAGCGCGAGCGCCGcatggacttcgtccccgacgaATCCGCCATCAAGGTCGACCACATCGAGGTCGACAAGGAGACCATCGAGATGCTCGCATCCCTCGGCATGGCCGACCTCCCTGGCGTCGAGAAGCAGGCCGATTCCCCCGCCATCCCCGTCTACTCCGGCCGCCCTGGCGGGTACGGAGGCAGGAGGTCCTAA